A window of the Cytophagaceae bacterium genome harbors these coding sequences:
- a CDS encoding ABC transporter permease translates to MISKERIITANKSTLDYIRDIWQSKELLWILAKRDILVKYKQTILGVGWSVFRPLITTIVMAFAFGKIGSLDTDNTIPFTLVVAPGVIVWLFFSQSLLNMSMSIVMNSNLVTKVFFPRLIIPLSTVFLGLVDVVISLGLFIFLCFYFQFVPDWKILLVPVFVLLTFFATFGIGLITAVLNVKFRDIGQIIPFIIQFGFFISPVGYLTSSAASKFSNPWAFKIFLLNPVTGCIDAMRWAMLGDFAPFNWASFIPLLIFIVITFFMSFRFFRKHENSFVDYI, encoded by the coding sequence ATGATCTCCAAAGAGCGAATAATAACCGCAAATAAATCCACTTTAGACTACATCCGGGACATTTGGCAATCCAAAGAATTGCTTTGGATTCTTGCCAAAAGGGATATTTTGGTTAAGTATAAACAAACAATTCTTGGTGTTGGCTGGAGTGTTTTCCGTCCATTAATTACCACCATAGTCATGGCGTTTGCGTTTGGGAAAATCGGTTCATTAGATACCGATAATACAATTCCTTTTACGCTGGTAGTAGCTCCGGGTGTTATCGTCTGGTTGTTTTTCTCCCAATCATTGCTGAATATGAGTATGAGTATTGTGATGAATTCCAATCTTGTCACCAAAGTATTTTTTCCGAGATTAATAATACCCCTATCGACAGTTTTTCTTGGATTAGTTGATGTAGTAATTTCATTGGGCTTGTTCATATTTTTGTGCTTTTATTTTCAATTTGTTCCTGATTGGAAAATATTATTAGTACCGGTATTTGTTTTGCTTACTTTCTTCGCAACATTTGGAATTGGATTGATTACTGCAGTTCTTAATGTAAAATTCAGAGATATTGGTCAAATTATCCCTTTTATTATACAATTTGGATTCTTTATTTCCCCAGTTGGTTATCTCACATCAAGTGCAGCTTCAAAATTTTCAAATCCCTGGGCCTTCAAGATATTTTTATTAAACCCTGTTACAGGTTGCATTGACGCTATGCGTTGGGCCATGTTGGGTGATTTTGCACCATTTAATTGGGCTTCATTTATACCTTTATTAATATTTATAGTAATTACCTTTTTTATGTCTTTCAGATTTTTCAGAAAGCATGAAAATTCTTTTGTCGATTATATCTGA
- a CDS encoding ABC transporter ATP-binding protein, which yields MSNTVLHIENVSKRYILNQKGSSNDDLRDTITRMTSKVLKPSQSKIDKEEFWALRDINMEVKQGDRLGLVGANGAGKSTLLKVLSQITQPTSGIVKVKGRMASLLEVGTGFHPELTGRENIFLNGAILGMQKSEIIKHFDAIVDFAGIAKFIDTPVKRYSSGMYVRLGFAIAAHLEPEILVVDEVLAVGDADFQKKSIGKMRDVSNSGRTLIFVSHNLTAVQGLCNKGAYLRSGELIKYGKIDEVVNEYVKNVSKFQLTQNWNDIDTAPGNESIRIKSINLIPKNDLLQDNFDTRTAFEISFEYWNLVPNSELNVSIFLYAMTGECIFNVGDEAKVYQKGIIKSSCQIPGDFLNDGSYYISIMIVRDRIAPVYFFEDALAFDILDYRDGTDWYGKWPGSIRPKMIVVNSIQKELL from the coding sequence ATGTCAAATACGGTTTTACATATCGAAAATGTCTCAAAAAGATACATTTTAAATCAAAAAGGTAGCTCAAACGATGATCTTCGTGACACAATTACCCGTATGACTAGCAAAGTCCTGAAACCTTCACAATCAAAAATAGACAAAGAAGAGTTTTGGGCCTTGAGAGATATCAACATGGAAGTCAAACAAGGTGACAGACTAGGGCTTGTAGGTGCAAATGGTGCGGGAAAGTCGACGCTTTTAAAAGTATTGAGCCAAATTACCCAACCAACATCAGGTATTGTAAAAGTAAAGGGCCGGATGGCCAGTTTACTGGAAGTAGGTACAGGATTCCACCCAGAACTCACAGGACGTGAAAATATTTTTCTGAACGGTGCAATATTAGGAATGCAAAAATCAGAAATTATCAAACATTTTGACGCTATTGTTGATTTTGCAGGGATTGCCAAGTTTATTGACACCCCTGTAAAACGCTATTCTTCGGGCATGTATGTTAGACTTGGTTTTGCTATTGCCGCACATCTAGAGCCGGAAATTCTGGTAGTTGATGAGGTTCTTGCAGTGGGAGATGCTGACTTTCAGAAAAAAAGTATTGGTAAAATGAGAGATGTTTCCAATAGTGGAAGAACACTTATTTTTGTTAGCCATAACCTTACTGCTGTTCAAGGACTTTGCAACAAAGGAGCATACCTTAGAAGTGGAGAATTGATTAAATATGGAAAGATTGACGAGGTAGTCAATGAATACGTGAAAAATGTTTCAAAATTTCAACTGACTCAAAACTGGAATGACATCGACACCGCTCCGGGAAACGAATCTATAAGAATAAAAAGTATTAACTTGATTCCTAAAAATGATCTATTGCAGGATAATTTTGATACCAGAACTGCATTTGAAATAAGTTTTGAATATTGGAATTTAGTTCCCAATTCAGAGCTCAACGTCAGTATATTCCTATATGCGATGACCGGAGAATGTATTTTTAATGTAGGTGATGAAGCAAAAGTTTATCAAAAAGGAATAATTAAATCTTCCTGCCAAATCCCTGGAGATTTCCTCAATGATGGCTCTTATTATATTTCCATTATGATTGTGAGAGACCGTATTGCCCCAGTTTATTTCTTTGAAGATGCCCTGGCTTTTGATATTTTAGATTACAGAGATGGCACTGACTGGTATGGCAAATGGCCAGGTTCAATCAGACCAAAAATGATTGTTGTAAATTCGATTCAAAAAGAGTTATTATAA
- a CDS encoding DegT/DnrJ/EryC1/StrS family aminotransferase, producing the protein MARFNQTKNDCCKFDSKRVIIIFKVGKTINNTRINVTKSFLPPKEEYDVLLDEIWGSKILTNNGPLSVRLENEIKTFIENENFLFVSNGTIAIQLALKAMELKGEIITTPFSYCATTNVIIWENLTPVFVDINPSDLNINADLIEEKITPKTSAILATHVYGNPCNVEKIEQIAKKHNLKVIYDAAHAFGVKYKGKSLITFGDVSTCSFHSTKVFHTIEGGSVVCQEKELFDKIKLIRSFGHVLDNYYAAGINGKNSEFHAAMGICNLKHLPEIIEGRKRVFSEYDKQLNFEKIEKVTEKSQHLEYNYAYYPLVFESENITLEIIKRLNEENIYPRRYFFPSLNELDFLESTQSCPISESISKRVLSLPLYPDLESEIVSKICKIINSVVK; encoded by the coding sequence ATGGCCAGGTTCAATCAGACCAAAAATGATTGTTGTAAATTCGATTCAAAAAGAGTTATTATAATTTTCAAAGTGGGAAAAACCATAAATAATACCAGGATAAACGTTACCAAATCTTTTTTACCTCCAAAAGAAGAATACGATGTGTTATTGGATGAAATCTGGGGTTCAAAAATATTGACTAACAATGGTCCTTTATCTGTCAGACTTGAAAATGAAATAAAAACATTTATTGAAAATGAAAATTTTCTTTTTGTAAGTAATGGCACTATTGCGATTCAGCTCGCATTAAAAGCAATGGAACTTAAGGGTGAAATCATTACAACACCTTTTTCTTATTGTGCCACAACCAATGTAATTATTTGGGAAAATCTTACGCCTGTATTTGTAGATATTAATCCCTCAGATCTCAATATCAATGCTGATTTGATTGAGGAAAAAATAACTCCAAAAACCTCAGCTATTTTGGCTACGCACGTATATGGTAACCCATGTAATGTTGAAAAAATTGAGCAAATAGCAAAAAAACATAATCTGAAAGTAATCTATGATGCAGCACATGCTTTTGGGGTAAAATACAAAGGCAAATCTCTGATTACATTTGGAGATGTATCTACCTGTAGTTTTCATTCGACCAAAGTATTCCATACCATTGAAGGGGGTAGTGTGGTATGCCAGGAAAAAGAACTTTTCGATAAGATAAAGCTAATACGTAGCTTTGGTCATGTTCTGGATAATTATTATGCTGCTGGGATTAATGGAAAAAACTCCGAATTTCATGCCGCCATGGGAATTTGTAATTTAAAACATTTGCCTGAAATAATAGAAGGTAGAAAAAGAGTATTTTCTGAATATGATAAACAGTTGAATTTCGAAAAAATCGAAAAAGTAACTGAAAAATCTCAACATCTTGAATATAACTACGCCTATTATCCTCTAGTTTTTGAATCAGAAAATATCACATTAGAGATTATAAAAAGACTAAACGAAGAGAATATTTATCCGCGGAGATATTTTTTCCCATCTTTAAATGAGCTGGATTTTTTAGAAAGCACCCAAAGCTGCCCGATAAGTGAAAGTATCTCAAAAAGAGTTTTGTCTTTACCTTTATATCCTGATTTGGAATCAGAAATAGTTTCGAAAATTTGTAAAATAATAAATTCGGTTGTCAAATAA
- a CDS encoding glycosyltransferase family 4 protein, with protein MSNKRPNILFVSHDVNRAGAQLFLLNVMNDLKSKGYGVVLLAIDVWGTLKSEFESNFPTFYLNKPEHINNWSILKRKKHQNAIDELASKFQFDLIYVNTIASVGILEKLKNTFAKPIISHIHELSYSIAQFGQPDSLENLFTFSDKVIACSQAVADNLLQYKKSDNLTVIHSFVDNKDIIDRQARCNNNYIKEKYGLNESFLIGACGNADWRKATDIFVLIATSALKHPDWKFVWIGIKKDNEYFSQLAYDAERLGISEKIIWIEPTPDAVEIINQLDVFLVSSREDPFPLVVLEAALCEKPIAGFKNTGGADEFIENDCGYRADYLNINQMIENLEKLYQNPVDRKLFGKNARKKVLELYSFENSIIKLEKVFEEIL; from the coding sequence TTGTCAAATAAACGTCCAAATATTCTCTTTGTAAGTCACGATGTCAACAGAGCCGGTGCTCAACTTTTTCTGTTAAATGTCATGAATGACCTAAAATCAAAAGGTTATGGTGTGGTCTTACTCGCAATTGACGTTTGGGGAACTTTGAAGAGTGAATTTGAAAGCAATTTCCCAACATTTTATCTTAACAAACCGGAACATATCAATAATTGGAGCATTTTAAAAAGGAAAAAGCACCAGAATGCAATAGATGAATTAGCATCAAAATTTCAATTTGATTTAATTTATGTCAACACCATTGCATCTGTTGGGATTTTGGAAAAACTAAAAAATACTTTTGCAAAACCCATAATCAGTCATATTCACGAACTCAGTTATTCTATTGCACAGTTTGGTCAGCCAGATTCTTTAGAAAATCTATTTACTTTTTCAGACAAGGTTATTGCTTGTTCTCAGGCAGTTGCTGATAACCTTTTGCAATATAAAAAATCAGATAATTTAACTGTAATTCATTCATTTGTAGATAATAAGGATATAATTGACCGTCAAGCAAGATGCAATAATAATTATATCAAAGAAAAATATGGATTAAACGAATCATTCCTGATTGGAGCCTGCGGAAATGCGGACTGGCGAAAAGCGACAGACATATTTGTTTTAATTGCAACTTCTGCTCTTAAACATCCAGACTGGAAATTTGTCTGGATAGGTATTAAGAAAGACAATGAATACTTTTCTCAACTTGCCTACGATGCCGAAAGACTGGGAATTTCAGAAAAAATTATATGGATAGAGCCCACCCCCGATGCGGTAGAAATTATAAATCAATTAGATGTATTTTTGGTTTCTTCGCGTGAAGATCCTTTTCCTTTGGTAGTACTTGAAGCCGCTCTTTGTGAAAAACCAATTGCCGGTTTTAAAAATACAGGTGGTGCCGACGAATTTATAGAAAACGACTGTGGCTACAGAGCTGATTATCTCAACATTAACCAAATGATTGAAAATTTGGAAAAATTGTATCAAAATCCGGTTGATAGGAAATTATTTGGTAAAAATGCCAGAAAAAAAGTGTTGGAACTTTATAGTTTTGAAAACTCAATCATAAAACTGGAAAAAGTATTTGAAGAAATTCTTTAG
- a CDS encoding peptidoglycan DD-metalloendopeptidase family protein, which translates to MRLSIYIFSIFIFSAFSSLAQKEKGKILNAPKIPNKKQNTQSQETKPKKEEEFDFIFEDEPKLRFTNQYENSNSNKAQTAPGTKESLDGIKIEPLREINPIVHEDTSTIDEGELMTVEIEEYAQFQGADSMVRVASYFSVWDTRSLDPYGLDPKEFDEIVPIKLYDPTEGRNWAPMLDESKLTSHFGWRSRRWHKGTDLDLETGDKVYAPFDGIIRIAGVHSGYGRTLILRHYNGLETLYGHLSRINFEANTLVKAGEEIARGGNTGRSSGSHLHFETRYEGNQFDPENIYNFSTNPMQIRGQEFVLSPKVFDYLRGGRSRATNAIIGNPESAGSIDPNIDETEDIADDEEEEVPVKVEKKIWYRVKPGDNLTEIARKYHTTVGELARLNKISSYRKLYSGLKIRVK; encoded by the coding sequence ATGAGGTTAAGTATATATATTTTTAGTATTTTTATTTTTTCAGCTTTTAGCTCTTTGGCCCAAAAAGAAAAAGGAAAAATCCTGAATGCTCCAAAAATTCCAAATAAAAAACAAAACACTCAATCCCAGGAAACCAAGCCAAAAAAAGAAGAGGAATTTGATTTTATTTTTGAAGATGAGCCCAAACTGAGGTTTACTAATCAATATGAAAATTCGAATTCAAACAAAGCTCAAACCGCACCCGGCACTAAAGAAAGCCTTGATGGAATAAAAATTGAACCTTTACGTGAAATAAATCCTATTGTCCATGAAGATACCTCCACAATAGATGAAGGCGAATTGATGACTGTGGAAATAGAAGAATATGCTCAATTTCAGGGGGCTGATAGTATGGTGCGGGTGGCTTCTTACTTTTCAGTTTGGGACACACGAAGCCTCGATCCCTATGGACTTGATCCAAAAGAATTTGATGAAATTGTGCCAATAAAATTATATGATCCGACCGAAGGCAGAAATTGGGCCCCAATGCTTGACGAAAGTAAACTCACCTCGCATTTTGGTTGGCGAAGCCGACGCTGGCACAAAGGAACCGACCTGGATCTAGAAACCGGTGATAAGGTTTATGCTCCTTTTGATGGAATTATCAGGATTGCAGGGGTTCATTCCGGATATGGTAGAACCTTGATATTAAGACACTATAATGGACTGGAAACCCTATACGGGCATTTATCGAGAATAAATTTTGAAGCTAATACCCTTGTCAAAGCAGGTGAAGAAATAGCCCGCGGAGGTAATACAGGAAGGAGCTCTGGATCACATTTACATTTTGAAACCCGGTACGAAGGCAATCAGTTTGACCCTGAAAATATTTATAATTTTAGTACGAATCCAATGCAAATCCGTGGTCAGGAGTTTGTTTTGTCGCCCAAGGTTTTTGATTATTTAAGAGGCGGAAGGTCGAGAGCAACAAATGCTATCATTGGAAATCCTGAAAGTGCTGGCTCAATTGACCCAAATATTGATGAAACCGAAGATATTGCGGATGATGAAGAGGAAGAAGTACCTGTAAAAGTGGAGAAAAAAATATGGTATCGGGTAAAACCTGGTGATAATCTAACCGAAATTGCCAGAAAATATCACACTACAGTTGGAGAATTGGCTCGCCTTAATAAAATAAGTTCTTATAGAAAATTATATTCCGGTTTGAAAATCAGGGTAAAATAA
- the bshB1 gene encoding bacillithiol biosynthesis deacetylase BshB1: protein MKLDVLVMAVHPDDAELACSGTIIKLISEGKKVGILDFTAGELGTRGTAEIRLKESEESAKILGLNVRENLGIRDGFFINDEEHQLKIIRVLRKYQPEIVLANAIEDRHPDHGRAAQLAYEACFYSGLRRIETFDENNNLQAAWRPKNVFHYIQDRYIDPDFAIDVTDFWEQKLESIKAFKSQFFDPNSPEPASYISSSDFLDFIESRSREMGHKIGATHGEGFTTTRKIQVKSVFDIL from the coding sequence ATGAAACTAGACGTATTGGTAATGGCCGTACACCCTGACGATGCCGAATTGGCCTGCTCAGGAACAATCATAAAATTAATATCCGAGGGTAAAAAAGTCGGAATTTTAGATTTTACAGCCGGTGAATTGGGCACCAGAGGAACAGCCGAAATAAGGCTAAAAGAAAGTGAAGAATCAGCTAAAATTTTAGGACTAAATGTCAGAGAAAATCTTGGTATAAGGGATGGTTTCTTTATAAATGATGAAGAACATCAACTAAAAATTATAAGAGTTTTAAGGAAATATCAGCCTGAAATCGTTTTGGCCAATGCCATTGAGGACAGACATCCTGACCACGGAAGAGCAGCTCAACTAGCTTATGAAGCTTGTTTTTATAGTGGATTAAGAAGAATTGAGACCTTTGATGAGAATAATAACCTTCAAGCAGCGTGGAGACCCAAAAATGTTTTTCATTACATACAGGACAGATATATCGACCCGGATTTTGCAATAGATGTAACTGATTTTTGGGAGCAAAAACTAGAATCTATAAAAGCATTTAAAAGTCAGTTTTTCGACCCAAATAGTCCTGAACCTGCCAGCTATATCTCATCATCAGATTTTTTGGATTTTATCGAGTCACGATCAAGAGAAATGGGGCATAAAATTGGTGCAACCCATGGAGAAGGCTTTACCACTACAAGAAAAATTCAGGTAAAATCAGTTTTTGATATACTTTAA
- a CDS encoding glycosyltransferase: protein MALVSIITITYNAEKFLERTVLSVKNQTSDDYEYLLIDGGSKDGTIEIAKKYEDVFDLIVSEKDKGLYDAMNKGLKLAKGEYVWFMNAGDEIAENLAIEKIQKIGDADVIFSDTLMVDEIGKVLGLRTEITPHKIPENLTWKGYKTGMLVCHQSFIVKRKIAPQYIEKNLSADIDWELKCLKNAKVIKAYPGILAKYLEGGTSHKQIFKSWKDRFWVLNAHFGFFQNIINHLHIIFRADWKNTFRVLKYIKN from the coding sequence ATGGCACTCGTATCAATCATAACAATCACCTATAACGCCGAAAAATTCCTGGAAAGGACGGTTTTAAGTGTTAAAAATCAAACATCAGATGACTATGAATATCTTTTGATTGATGGAGGATCTAAAGATGGCACAATTGAAATTGCAAAAAAGTATGAGGATGTTTTTGATTTGATTGTTTCTGAAAAAGATAAGGGCCTTTATGATGCCATGAACAAGGGTTTGAAACTTGCCAAAGGTGAATATGTGTGGTTTATGAATGCAGGAGATGAAATTGCCGAAAACCTGGCAATTGAAAAAATTCAGAAAATTGGCGATGCAGATGTGATATTTTCAGATACATTGATGGTTGATGAAATAGGGAAGGTTTTAGGACTTAGAACCGAAATAACACCCCATAAAATTCCCGAAAATTTAACCTGGAAAGGATATAAAACTGGCATGTTGGTTTGTCATCAATCTTTTATAGTGAAAAGAAAAATAGCCCCACAATACATCGAAAAAAACCTGAGTGCAGATATTGACTGGGAATTGAAATGTCTGAAAAATGCTAAAGTAATCAAAGCCTATCCAGGTATTTTGGCGAAATATCTGGAAGGTGGTACTTCCCATAAACAGATATTCAAGTCTTGGAAAGATAGATTTTGGGTCTTAAACGCTCATTTTGGATTTTTCCAAAATATCATAAACCATCTTCATATCATATTCAGGGCTGATTGGAAAAATACTTTCAGAGTGTTAAAGTATATCAAAAACTGA
- a CDS encoding glycosyltransferase family 4 protein has protein sequence MKILLLNTDDFTGGAAIACRRLLKALNLRQDTEAFMLVQQSKSGQEGIIQLNNSWFSKKIAFLNFVLERLYFLYFEKNKAVRFAFNPAKFGIDISKNKHISGADIIHLHWTNFGFLSIDSIQKLVDTGKPIVWTLHDMWAFTGGCHHSGLCENYQQSCGNCIQFLKNPGIGDLSNMIWEKKAKVFSEANITIVTCSKWLGSRAAKSSLFKNKRVHAIPNPIDTNIYRPIDHAEALQEFGLEHNKKYILFAAMRIQATGKGFSYFLEALNLLKSMVKEHEEIEVLLFGQANTSDFDLLPFKVHNLGRISNQETIVKAYNSASVFVIPSLEENLPNTIMESLACGTPAVGFEVGGIPEMIDHMSNGYLAKYKSTEDLAKGMYWVLYEANQKEISEKAINKVMNTYSEKVVAQCYSEVYQSLI, from the coding sequence TTGAAAATATTATTACTAAATACAGACGACTTTACCGGAGGAGCTGCAATTGCTTGTCGCAGGTTATTGAAGGCTTTAAATCTAAGGCAAGATACTGAAGCCTTTATGTTGGTTCAGCAAAGTAAATCAGGCCAGGAAGGTATAATTCAGCTTAATAATTCATGGTTCTCAAAGAAAATAGCATTTTTAAATTTTGTTTTAGAAAGGTTGTATTTTTTGTATTTTGAAAAAAATAAAGCGGTGAGATTTGCTTTTAATCCTGCAAAATTTGGTATAGATATTTCAAAAAATAAACATATTTCTGGAGCTGATATTATACACCTTCATTGGACAAATTTTGGTTTTTTGTCCATTGACTCCATTCAGAAATTGGTAGATACAGGAAAACCCATCGTGTGGACATTGCATGATATGTGGGCTTTTACCGGTGGTTGTCACCACTCCGGACTATGTGAAAATTATCAGCAAAGCTGCGGTAATTGCATTCAATTTTTAAAAAATCCCGGAATTGGTGACCTTTCAAACATGATTTGGGAGAAAAAGGCTAAAGTTTTTTCTGAAGCCAACATCACTATAGTTACTTGCAGTAAATGGCTGGGGAGTAGAGCAGCTAAAAGTTCACTTTTTAAAAATAAAAGAGTCCATGCCATCCCCAATCCAATAGATACCAATATCTATAGACCAATTGACCATGCGGAGGCACTCCAGGAATTTGGACTTGAGCATAACAAAAAATATATTCTTTTTGCAGCCATGCGAATTCAGGCCACAGGCAAAGGGTTTAGTTATTTTTTGGAGGCTTTAAACCTTTTAAAGTCAATGGTTAAAGAGCATGAAGAAATCGAAGTATTACTTTTTGGCCAGGCAAATACCTCAGATTTTGATTTGCTTCCTTTTAAAGTGCACAATCTTGGAAGAATCTCAAATCAGGAGACTATCGTAAAAGCTTATAATTCGGCTTCTGTTTTTGTGATTCCTTCATTGGAGGAAAATTTACCCAATACCATAATGGAATCTTTAGCCTGTGGCACCCCTGCTGTTGGTTTTGAAGTAGGAGGGATACCCGAAATGATTGACCATATGTCGAATGGCTATTTGGCTAAGTACAAATCAACAGAAGACCTTGCCAAAGGTATGTATTGGGTATTATATGAAGCCAATCAAAAAGAAATTTCTGAAAAGGCCATAAATAAAGTAATGAATACCTATAGCGAAAAAGTAGTAGCCCAATGCTATAGTGAGGTATATCAAAGTTTGATTTAA
- a CDS encoding glycosyltransferase family 2 protein: protein MATLFGRKSKKPTEKSLKIIYMNEMNEVSVLMPAFNAAKYISYSIDSVLNQTFQNFELLVYNDGSSDATLSILENYAKSDSRIRIIDSKINQGLTAGRNILYNAAKNNLIVWLDSDDIAYPNRIEKQILFLKNYPEFAGVSCWARVIDRENSPSGQFFKNYINNEHLKAVSLFVNYFVVSGMTMYKTVIPEPGFNPVFSPAEDYDMFVRIMQKNKLGILHEVLIDYRVHSNNLTATQSDKMQNAVLGIQKYQLERLGLNITHEQAKLHYDISFNSRISLKVAEEWLNEIKIANKDYKEYNQQSLEFILSHRWVKVFEQNDHFSDILKCVTSDIFKFNAHTLFLILKKLIKL, encoded by the coding sequence GTGGCTACTCTATTTGGGAGAAAATCAAAAAAGCCTACAGAAAAGAGCCTTAAGATCATTTATATGAATGAAATGAATGAGGTTTCGGTTTTGATGCCTGCTTTCAATGCAGCAAAATATATTTCGTATTCGATTGACAGTGTTTTAAATCAAACATTTCAAAACTTCGAGTTGTTGGTTTATAATGATGGTTCAAGCGATGCAACCCTTTCAATTCTAGAGAATTATGCCAAATCAGATTCCAGGATAAGGATAATCGATTCAAAAATCAATCAGGGATTAACTGCCGGAAGAAATATCTTATACAATGCTGCAAAAAATAATCTTATCGTGTGGCTAGATTCTGATGATATTGCTTACCCCAATAGGATTGAAAAACAAATTTTATTTTTAAAAAACTATCCCGAATTTGCCGGAGTGAGTTGCTGGGCTCGTGTGATTGATAGAGAAAATAGCCCTTCTGGTCAGTTTTTTAAAAATTACATAAATAATGAACATTTAAAGGCCGTTTCTCTTTTTGTAAACTACTTTGTGGTTTCTGGGATGACTATGTACAAAACCGTAATTCCTGAACCTGGTTTCAATCCTGTTTTTTCCCCTGCAGAGGACTATGACATGTTTGTCAGGATAATGCAAAAAAACAAATTGGGAATACTTCATGAAGTTCTGATAGATTACCGTGTGCATAGCAATAATCTTACAGCTACTCAGTCAGATAAAATGCAAAATGCGGTTCTTGGAATACAAAAATATCAATTGGAAAGACTAGGCTTAAATATTACCCATGAACAAGCAAAATTGCATTATGATATTTCATTTAATAGCCGAATCTCTTTGAAAGTAGCGGAGGAATGGTTAAATGAAATTAAAATTGCTAATAAGGACTATAAGGAATACAATCAGCAATCTCTTGAATTTATTTTATCGCACCGATGGGTAAAAGTTTTTGAACAAAATGATCATTTTTCAGATATTTTAAAATGTGTTACTTCGGATATATTCAAATTTAATGCTCATACTTTGTTTTTAATATTGAAAAAATTGATAAAGCTTTGA
- a CDS encoding methyltransferase domain-containing protein, with the protein MVKYKHNTKTHNTRAAENLIPMLFSILDKKPRSVVDVGCGLGTWLKVFNELGVEKICGYEGNHLNRNLLAIPEDVVVIQDLEKPIHPNEKFDLAISLEVAEHLSIDSADIFVKSLVDLSDIVLFSAAIVGQGGQNHINEQEPNYWRKKFEQHGYDCFDILREKIWDNPLIDHWYSQNILLYAKKGVLPFTPTSNAPMYVHPVLYNQVLKQRNWLAKISGYSIWEKIKKAYRKEP; encoded by the coding sequence ATGGTTAAATATAAGCATAATACCAAAACCCATAATACCCGGGCTGCAGAAAATCTTATTCCAATGTTGTTTTCAATCCTGGATAAAAAACCCAGGTCAGTAGTGGATGTGGGTTGTGGGTTAGGAACATGGTTGAAAGTATTTAATGAGCTTGGCGTTGAAAAAATATGTGGTTATGAGGGCAACCACCTTAACCGAAATTTACTTGCAATACCTGAAGATGTAGTTGTTATTCAGGATCTTGAAAAACCTATACACCCCAATGAAAAATTTGATCTGGCTATTTCGTTGGAAGTTGCAGAACATCTTAGCATTGATTCGGCTGATATTTTCGTTAAATCATTGGTTGATTTAAGCGATATCGTGCTGTTTTCTGCTGCTATTGTTGGTCAGGGAGGTCAAAATCATATCAATGAACAAGAGCCTAATTATTGGAGAAAGAAGTTTGAACAACATGGTTATGATTGTTTCGATATTTTGAGAGAAAAAATCTGGGACAATCCTTTAATCGACCATTGGTATAGTCAAAATATTCTTTTATACGCAAAGAAAGGAGTCTTACCATTCACCCCAACCAGCAATGCACCCATGTATGTGCATCCGGTGCTTTATAATCAGGTTTTGAAACAAAGAAACTGGCTGGCAAAAATCAGTGGCTACTCTATTTGGGAGAAAATCAAAAAAGCCTACAGAAAAGAGCCTTAA